The Polaribacter sp. KT25b genome contains the following window.
AGGTAAAAAAGATTTTTCTAACTATAAAATGTTTAAAGCTATGATTTTTAACAAACGCTTTTTAACAATTAAAAAAGGCAAATATAAAGGTTATCCTTTTAGAAGCTTTGCTAACGGTAGTTATACTAGTGGATACTCAGATCATTATCCTGTTTATATGTATTTAATAAAAGAGAAAAAATAATTTTAGATAGATAAAATTTACATTTAAAAAACTACTTAAAACCACAAAACCCCGCAACTTAAAAGTTACGGGGTTTTTTGATAAAAAATTATTGCCTTATTTATATTACAAACAACTATTTACTAGCTTGAAATTTATAATACAAATATGTGTAAGCATCTCTAGGTATAATTGTAATCCACTTTTTGTGTTTTAAATACCATTTAAAACGAATTGAATTTACTCCTTTTGTTAAATAGGAAGCAATAAAAGGATGAATGTGTAATTGTATCTTTTTATTGTTTGATTTAGAATTTAAAATAAATTTTTCTAAATCTGATTCAATTTTATCCAATAAAACTATTGGAGCTTCTACTTGTCCATTTATATTTGGGTCGGCTTCGGTAGTCTTTATACTTAACTCAGGTCTAACCCTTTGTCTTGTAATTTGTACTAACCCAAATTTACTTGGAGGTAATATTTTGTGTTTTGTCCTATCAAAAGACATTTGTTCTTTTAAATATTGAAACAGTTTATTTCTGTTTTCAACTTTATGCATATCAATAAAATCAACTACGATAATGCCTCCCATATCACGCAATTGTAATTGACGTGCTATTTCTGCTGCAGCAATTAAATTAACTTCTAACGCTGTCTCTTCTTGAGAGCCAGCTTTATTAGAACGATTTCCGCTATTTACATCAATAACGTGTAAAGCTTCTGTGTGCTCTATAACTAGATACGCACCTTTACTCATAGAAACTGTTTTTCCAAACGAAGTTTTAATTTGCCTTTCTATTCCATATTTTTCAAAAATTGGAGTTTCAGACCTGTGCAACTTTACAATTTTTTCCTTTTCGGGATAAATTTCTTGCAGATATTCTTTAATTTCTACTTTCAAAGTTTCGTCATTAGTTACAATGTTTGTAAAAGTTTCATTCATAACATCTCTTAAAATAGAAGATGCTCTATTTAACTCACTTAATATTTTAGTTGGTGTGTTTGTGTTAGGTATTCTCTTACACATGGTTTTCCAACGATCTAATGAGTTTTGCAAATCTTTATCTAATTCTGCTACTTTTTTTCCTTCAGCAACAGTTCTTAAAATAACGCCAAAACCTTTAGGTTTTATGCTTTTTGCCAATCTTTTTAAACGTTCTTTTTCTGCTGGGTCTTCTATCTTTTGAGATACAGAAACTCGGTTAGAAAAAGGAACTAAAACCAAAAATCTACCAGCAATAGAAAGCTCTGAGCTTAATCTTGGACCTTTTGTAGAAATTGGTTCTTTTACAATTTGTACTAATAGGTTTTGTCCTGTTTTTAGTACATTGTTAATACTACCGTCTTTGTTAATGTCAACTTCTTTTTGGAAGTTTTTTAAAGTGAATTCTTTATACTTACCTGTGCCTACTTTCTTAATGAATGAATTTAATGAGTTTACTTGTGCACCTAAATCATGATAATGTAAAAATCCATCTTTTGGATAACCTACATTTACAAAGGCAGCATTTAAACCAGTTAATACTTTTCCTATTTTGGCTAAAAAAATATCGCCAACAGAAAATTTATTACCAGTTGTTTCATTATTTAATTCAATAAGTTTTCCATCTCTTAATAAGGCAAAATCAATATCAGATGAATTTGAACGAATTATCAATTCTGTTTTCATACTGAAATGGTTTTAAACTACACTTAATTGTGTAGATGGATTAATATTGTCAGGTATTTTATAATACCGTGAGAAGATTTACTGCCTTACACAACTAGCAAACCTTCAAATGTCAATGAACTTTTTTTTAAAAAAAATTTAATTCTTTTTCGCTAAATAATAAACGAAAAAGTAAGCGAATGCTTACTTTTTCTTGTGTCTATTTGCTCTAGCTCTTTTCTTTCTTTTGTGTGTAGAGATCTTAGCTCTCTTTCTTTTTTTACCACTTGGCATAATGTTCTGGTGTTATTAAACCCTTAAGGTTTAGATTAATATTGTGTTACTTTACTGCTACTTTGTTTTTTACTCCTTCAGTAAAAGTTTTAGCCGGTTTAAAAGCTGGAATATTGTGAGCTGGAATCTTAATAGTTGTATTCTTAGAAATATTTCTACCAGTTTTCTCTGCTCTTGTTTTGATAATAAAACTACCAAAACCTCTTAAATAAACGTTATCACCATTTTCTAATGCACCCTTCACTTCAGCCATAAATGCTTCAACAGTTGCTAAAACATCTGTTTTTTCTATACCAGATTTGTCTGAAATTTTTGATACGATATCTGCTTTCGTCATGATTCTATTTTTACTATTTATTTGTTAAATTACTTTCAAAAATGCGGATGCAAATATATGATAATTAATCAATTCCAAAAAGATTAAGACTTAATTTTATCTTAATTTTAAAATGTAATATTGCAATTCTATTTTTAATCGATGAAATTTTCTAATACTTTAATATACTGGCAGTTACAAAACAACCGAGAATTACCTTGGCGCAAAACTAAGAATCCATATTTTATTTGGTTGTCAGAAATCATGCTACAACAAACAAGAGTTGCTCAAGGAATGGCATATTATCTAAAATTTACAGCACATTTTCCCTCTGTTTTCGACCTCGCTAAAGCGGATGAAAGCACCGTTTTAAAAATGTGGCAAGGTTTAGGATATTATTCTCGTGCAAGAAATCTACATTTTACAGCAAAACAAATTGCAAACGAATTTAATGGCAAATTTCCATCAACATATAAAGAGATTATAAAGCTTAAAGGAATTGGCGATTATACAGCTTCTGCAATTGCATCTATTTGTTTTAATGAACCAACTGCTGTTGTAGATGGCAATGTTTACAGAGTTTTATCGAGATATTTTGGTATTAAAACTCCTATAAATTCATCCGCAGGAATTAAAGAATTTAAAGCTTTAGCACAAACATTATTAGATACAACACAACCAGGAACGCATAACCAAGCATTAATGGATTTTGGCGCATTGCACTGCAAACCTCAAAACCCGCTTTGCGAAACCTGTCCTTTTTCTAATAGTTGCGTAGCTTTAAAACAAAAATTAACAAAAGAATTACCTATAAAGGAGAAGAAAATTAAAGTTAAAAATCGTTATTTTAATTTTCTTGTAATAATTACAGATGACAATAAAACCATTTTATCAGAAAGAAAAGGAAAAGGCATTTGGCAAGGTTTGTATCAATTTCCTTTAATTGAAAGTGATTATAACATTAATAAAGACGAACTTGTTTCATCAGAAAATTTCATTAATTTATTTCCTGATGAAACCACTATTTCTTTATTTAATAAAAAAGAAATAGTTCATAAATTATCTCACCAACATCTTTATACTCAGTTCTGGATTATAGAAACAGCAACTTCATCTAAAGCAAAAATAAATTGGAAAGACATTAAAGAGCATCCTGTTCCTGTTTTAATTGCCAATTTTATTGAAGAATTTCTATCTAAAAGTAATTGATATTTTTAGTACATTTGATTTGTAATTAAAAAGTAATGGCAAGCACAGTAAACAAGGTAATTTTAATTGGTAATTTAGGCGATGATGTAAAAATGCATTATTTTGATGGAGGAAATTCTATTGGAAGATTCCCTATTGCTACTAGCGAAAATTACACAAATAAGCAAACTGGCGAAAAAATTACAACTACAGATTGGCACAATATTGTTGTTAGAAATAAATTAGCAGAAATTTGCGAAAAATATTTATCTAAGGGCGATAAAGTGTATGTTGAAGGAAAACTTAAAAATAGACAATGGGAGCAAGATGGCGTTAAACGCTATTCAACAGAAGTTCATGTTCATGAAATGACCTTTTTAACGACTAAAAAGAGCCTTGATTCTGCAAATAATTCAAAACAAAACCAACAATCTGCTGCAAAACCAACATCTGTTGCTTCAGAAAAGAATGACGATTTACCTTTTTAATTTATAAAACTTTAAAAATTGGACCCAGATCCCGAACTTTTTTTTATATTTTTTACTTCAATTAATTTCTTAACCGGAATTAATCTTATTGCTTTTATTGCCTTATTAATAAGTTCTGCATTAATATCCGGAACAGAAGTTGCTTTTTTCTCGCTTTCTCAAACAGATTTAAACGTACTTTCTAACGACGGAAAAGAAGATAATATTATTGTAAAATTATTAGAAAGACCTAGAAAATTATTAGCAACAATTTTAATTACCAATAACTTTATTAATATTTTAATTGTTTTGCTATTTGCTTCTTTAGCAGAAAATTTATTTGGTGATTTTGATTATCAACTAAATCTTCATTTTATTTCTGTTCCTATTCGTTTTTTAATTGAAGTTATACTAGTAACCTTTTTAATACTATTGTTTGGCGAGGTTTTACCTAAAGTGTATGCTTCTAGAAATGCATTGCCTTTTTCAAAAAAAATGTCGAAATTTATTCATGTAATAAATATTTTGCTAACTCCTTTTAGCACACCTCTAATTTCGTTAACAAAATTTGTTGAAAAAAAATTAGGTAGCAGAAACACTAATTTTTCTGTTGAAACATTGTCGCAAGCTTTAGAATTAACTTCGGATGGAGCAACAACCAAAGATGAACAAAAAATTTTAGAAGGAATTGTAAATTTCGGAAACACTGAAACTGTGCAAATTATGAAACCTAGAATAGATCTTTTTGCACTTTCTGATACAGAAACGTATGAAAACGTGTTGACTAAAATTTTAGAAAATGGCTATTCTAGAAACCCTGTTTACAAAGAAAATATAGACAATATTGTAGGTGTTTTGTACGCAAAAGATTTATTAGCTCATTTAAATAAGAAAGATTTTAAATGGCAAAATTTAGTTCGTGAAGCTTTTTTTGTCCCAGAAAACAAAAAATTAGATGATTTATTAGACAACTTTAGAGCACGTAAAAACCACTTAGCAATTGTTGTTGATGAATATGGAGGCACAAGCGGAATAGTTACTCTTGAGGATGTTATCGAAGAAATTGTAGGCGATATTAATGATGAGTTTGATGATGATGATTTAGCCTATTCTAAAATTGATGAAAATAACTACATCTTTGAAGGTAAAACAAGTATTAAAGATTTTTGTAGAGTTTTAGATGATGAAGACGAAGAGATTTTTGAAGAGGAAAAAGGTGAAAGTGAAACGATTGCAGGTTTTATTTTAGAAATTTCTGGTAAATTCCCTAAAAAAGGAGAGAAAATAAACTTCAAGAATTATACGTTTACTATTGAAGCGTTAGATAAAAAACGCATCAAACAAATAAAAGCAACCAGAAATGCGTAATATTTTTATTCTCTTATTTTTACTAATTTTTATTTCTTGTAATTCAGATATTTTACCAAAACCAAAAGCGTATTTGAGTTTAGAATATCCTAAAAAAGAATATTCATATTTAACTTTAGAAAGACCTTATTCTTTTGAAGTTTTAAAAAGCACAAAGATTATTGATGACGAAAATAATTGGTTAAAAATTGAATATCCTAATTTAAAAGCGTCAATAGATATTACTTACAGACCTGTTAAAAATAATTTAAAAGAGCTTTTAACAGAGTCTGAAAAATTGGTTTTTAAACACGCTGTAAAAGCAGAACAAATTATACCAAAAGACTTTGTAAACCCTAAAAAAAGAGTATTCGGAAGTTTATATGAAATTACAGGAAATGCAGCTTCTCAAATTCAGTTTCATGTAACTGATAGCACAAATAATTTTATAAAAGGTTCTTTATATTTTTACGTAAAACCAAATTACGACTCCATTTTACCAGCAGTTGCTTATGTAAAAGAAGATATTTTACATCTGATAGAAACTTTAGAATGGAAATAAAAGCCCATCTTAATCTTCCCAAAGGGAAGAAATATTCTAATATTTAAAGATAAGGATGTTATTTCAAAATAAGCCTTTTTAGGCGATTGAGAAATCTCAAATCCGTCTTGACTCTTTTTTATTGTTCTTGTTTTTTCTCTTTTACTTTTAACTTTTAGAATTTCAGGATTTTAAACAATTTCCATTTTATGTAATAGAAAAGAAGCATTCATATTTTTACAAATTCCGTTTTTTAAAGTGTAATCAAAATGTAATTCGTTATTGATAATTTCTGCATCAAAATAATAATTTTTGATTCCTGAAAACTCGTTTTCTAATTCACACAAACTCACATCATGCGTTGCAATAATTCCTGTTGATTTAGATTTTGATAATTTTTCTACAAACTTTTTAGAGCCAATTGCTTTGTCTTTACTGTTTGTTCCTTTTAAAATTTCATCTAAAATAATAAAGTATTTTTCTGATTTGATTTCATCAACAATAAATTTTAAACGCTTTAATTCTGAATAAAAATAAGACTCATCTTCTGTTAAAGAATCTGTAGTTCTCATACTTGTAATCAGTTTTATTGGCTGATATTTAAAACGTTCTGCACAAACAGGTAACCCACAATTTGCCATTACAATTGATAAAGAAACCGTTCTTAAAAACGTACTTTTCCCTGCCATATTTGCACCTGTAATTATAAAAAACTGCTCATCATCAATCGTGAAATCATTATCAATTCTCTTATCAACTTTTAACAATGGATGCCCTAAATTAGTTGCTTTTATAATTTCTTTTTCTGATAAAATTTCCGGAAACACAAACTTTGGATGATTAAATTTAAAATTTGCTAACGAATTTTGAGCATCAAAAAAAGCAACAACTTCAAACCATTTTTGCACAGTATGTTTGTACTTTAAAATCCATTTTTCTACTTTACAAGCATTAAATATTTCTGATAAAAATAACCCATTTCCAAGCACAGAAATAACGATGTTATTTCTTTGATCAAAACCATCTAAAGTTTTAGAAAATTCTTTAAAAATTGTTGATGCTTTTTTCTCTTCAGATTTTATAATCTCTTGTTTTTCTTTTAATATTTTTGATGTAAATTCTTCATTTTCTATTTCATCTAATAATTGATGATATTGCTTAAAAGTCTCTCTAACTTTATCGGTTTCTGAGTATAAATGACTCGTTTTTTTAATAAAGCTACCTGTAACAGAAAGCCCTATAAAAAACCATATAATGATAATTGTAAAAGGTATAATTCCGAAAGAAATTAAACCAATTAAAACCACAGAAATTAAAGAAAATACAATTTGTATTTTTGATAAATGTTTAGAAAAAACCGAAGTATAATTAGAAATCCAACTTACAATAGATTTAGAGGTGTTTTTAACAGAAACCAAACTTGCTAAAGCAGAAAAATGTTGACGCCAAATTACCTTTTTAGAAAGCTCTTTTAAAACATTTTGTTTCTCTAAAATAGCTATTGTTTTATTTTCTGTAAATGTATTTGCTAAAAGATTTTTTCCATCGTTTGTCGCTGTTCTATTTAGATATTGAAAAAAAGAACCTGTGCCAAATAAATCAATATCATTGCTATAATAATGTAACGGATTTATAAATTCTTTACCAGTTTCTAAGTGATGAAAATCACGACTTAAAACTTTAATTTCTATTTTATTGATCTTAATTTTTGCATCTAAAATCTCTTTTTTTCTCTTTAATTTAATAAATTGTAACACCAAAAAAGTAAAAAGTGAAATCCCTAAAAAGGCGACTATAAAAACATCTGGATATTTACCTAAAGTAAGATAAATTAAAAATGCAACTCCTAAAAAAACGGCGAATCTAAAAATGCCCAAATTAATTAATTTCTTTTTTAAAGCAGCTGCTTTACTCTCTAATTCAGCTTTTTGCTGAACATAAAAATCTAAAGGTTTTTTCATTAAAAATTATTTGTAGTTAGAAATTCCGCCAGTTAAATTCAACACTTTTAAACCTGGATATTTCTTTTTCATTTTTTCAGTTGCCTTGTAACTATTTAATCCACGTTGGCAAACCATAATATAAGTTTTATCATAATCAACCTCAATTTTATCAGCATCAAATTTATTGATATGAATTGTTTTATTGACATCAAAAGGCAATTTTAAATCATTTAAAACAGCAATAATTTCTATATTTCTCGACTGCACTCGATGTGACAAAATTTGTTTTAATTCTTTAGCTGATATTTGCCAATCTGGATTTTGAGTAGCACAAACAATATCAAAATACGTTTGTACTTTAAAAATTTTAGCAATTTTGTCTTTTAAAAATCTAGGTTTCAACTTCATTTTAAGCTGTGTATTTTGAAGGGAATTATAAATCAATAATTCATTAATTAATGGTTTTCCAATTCCTGTAATCAGCTTTAAAACCTCATTAACTTGTTGTGTTGCAATCATACCAACAACAGCATTTAAAGTTCCTGCTTCTTCACAATTAGGAATATCTGTTGCCATTTCTGGAAACGCATCTCTTAAATTTGCTGAATAATTTCCGTCTTTTTGCAAAACATTAAAAGTAGCAACATAACCATCAAACTTATACAAAGAACCATATACTAATGGCTTATTTTTGATAACGCAAGCATCATTCAACAAGTATTTTGTTGGTAAAGAATCTGTTCCATCAACAACAATATCAATATTTTCAATCAACTCAAAAACGTTTTCTTTTGTAATTGGATTATTCGTAAAACTGACTTCTGTAAATGGTGCTCTTTTT
Protein-coding sequences here:
- a CDS encoding ribonuclease E/G → MKTELIIRSNSSDIDFALLRDGKLIELNNETTGNKFSVGDIFLAKIGKVLTGLNAAFVNVGYPKDGFLHYHDLGAQVNSLNSFIKKVGTGKYKEFTLKNFQKEVDINKDGSINNVLKTGQNLLVQIVKEPISTKGPRLSSELSIAGRFLVLVPFSNRVSVSQKIEDPAEKERLKRLAKSIKPKGFGVILRTVAEGKKVAELDKDLQNSLDRWKTMCKRIPNTNTPTKILSELNRASSILRDVMNETFTNIVTNDETLKVEIKEYLQEIYPEKEKIVKLHRSETPIFEKYGIERQIKTSFGKTVSMSKGAYLVIEHTEALHVIDVNSGNRSNKAGSQEETALEVNLIAAAEIARQLQLRDMGGIIVVDFIDMHKVENRNKLFQYLKEQMSFDRTKHKILPPSKFGLVQITRQRVRPELSIKTTEADPNINGQVEAPIVLLDKIESDLEKFILNSKSNNKKIQLHIHPFIASYLTKGVNSIRFKWYLKHKKWITIIPRDAYTYLYYKFQASK
- a CDS encoding HU family DNA-binding protein, translating into MTKADIVSKISDKSGIEKTDVLATVEAFMAEVKGALENGDNVYLRGFGSFIIKTRAEKTGRNISKNTTIKIPAHNIPAFKPAKTFTEGVKNKVAVK
- the mutY gene encoding A/G-specific adenine glycosylase, producing MKFSNTLIYWQLQNNRELPWRKTKNPYFIWLSEIMLQQTRVAQGMAYYLKFTAHFPSVFDLAKADESTVLKMWQGLGYYSRARNLHFTAKQIANEFNGKFPSTYKEIIKLKGIGDYTASAIASICFNEPTAVVDGNVYRVLSRYFGIKTPINSSAGIKEFKALAQTLLDTTQPGTHNQALMDFGALHCKPQNPLCETCPFSNSCVALKQKLTKELPIKEKKIKVKNRYFNFLVIITDDNKTILSERKGKGIWQGLYQFPLIESDYNINKDELVSSENFINLFPDETTISLFNKKEIVHKLSHQHLYTQFWIIETATSSKAKINWKDIKEHPVPVLIANFIEEFLSKSN
- a CDS encoding single-stranded DNA-binding protein, with amino-acid sequence MASTVNKVILIGNLGDDVKMHYFDGGNSIGRFPIATSENYTNKQTGEKITTTDWHNIVVRNKLAEICEKYLSKGDKVYVEGKLKNRQWEQDGVKRYSTEVHVHEMTFLTTKKSLDSANNSKQNQQSAAKPTSVASEKNDDLPF
- the gldE gene encoding gliding motility-associated protein GldE, producing MDPDPELFFIFFTSINFLTGINLIAFIALLISSALISGTEVAFFSLSQTDLNVLSNDGKEDNIIVKLLERPRKLLATILITNNFINILIVLLFASLAENLFGDFDYQLNLHFISVPIRFLIEVILVTFLILLFGEVLPKVYASRNALPFSKKMSKFIHVINILLTPFSTPLISLTKFVEKKLGSRNTNFSVETLSQALELTSDGATTKDEQKILEGIVNFGNTETVQIMKPRIDLFALSDTETYENVLTKILENGYSRNPVYKENIDNIVGVLYAKDLLAHLNKKDFKWQNLVREAFFVPENKKLDDLLDNFRARKNHLAIVVDEYGGTSGIVTLEDVIEEIVGDINDEFDDDDLAYSKIDENNYIFEGKTSIKDFCRVLDDEDEEIFEEEKGESETIAGFILEISGKFPKKGEKINFKNYTFTIEALDKKRIKQIKATRNA
- the gldD gene encoding gliding motility lipoprotein GldD; amino-acid sequence: MRNIFILLFLLIFISCNSDILPKPKAYLSLEYPKKEYSYLTLERPYSFEVLKSTKIIDDENNWLKIEYPNLKASIDITYRPVKNNLKELLTESEKLVFKHAVKAEQIIPKDFVNPKKRVFGSLYEITGNAASQIQFHVTDSTNNFIKGSLYFYVKPNYDSILPAVAYVKEDILHLIETLEWK
- a CDS encoding DNA mismatch repair protein MutS; translation: MKKPLDFYVQQKAELESKAAALKKKLINLGIFRFAVFLGVAFLIYLTLGKYPDVFIVAFLGISLFTFLVLQFIKLKRKKEILDAKIKINKIEIKVLSRDFHHLETGKEFINPLHYYSNDIDLFGTGSFFQYLNRTATNDGKNLLANTFTENKTIAILEKQNVLKELSKKVIWRQHFSALASLVSVKNTSKSIVSWISNYTSVFSKHLSKIQIVFSLISVVLIGLISFGIIPFTIIIIWFFIGLSVTGSFIKKTSHLYSETDKVRETFKQYHQLLDEIENEEFTSKILKEKQEIIKSEEKKASTIFKEFSKTLDGFDQRNNIVISVLGNGLFLSEIFNACKVEKWILKYKHTVQKWFEVVAFFDAQNSLANFKFNHPKFVFPEILSEKEIIKATNLGHPLLKVDKRIDNDFTIDDEQFFIITGANMAGKSTFLRTVSLSIVMANCGLPVCAERFKYQPIKLITSMRTTDSLTEDESYFYSELKRLKFIVDEIKSEKYFIILDEILKGTNSKDKAIGSKKFVEKLSKSKSTGIIATHDVSLCELENEFSGIKNYYFDAEIINNELHFDYTLKNGICKNMNASFLLHKMEIV
- a CDS encoding HesA/MoeB/ThiF family protein; the encoded protein is MKPTKNQLFKRQITLSEIGEVGQQKLQNASVLVVGCGGLGSPVAVYLASSGVGKIHLVDFDTVDITNLHRQVFYSLEDVNQPKAKVLSEFIKKRAPFTEVSFTNNPITKENVFELIENIDIVVDGTDSLPTKYLLNDACVIKNKPLVYGSLYKFDGYVATFNVLQKDGNYSANLRDAFPEMATDIPNCEEAGTLNAVVGMIATQQVNEVLKLITGIGKPLINELLIYNSLQNTQLKMKLKPRFLKDKIAKIFKVQTYFDIVCATQNPDWQISAKELKQILSHRVQSRNIEIIAVLNDLKLPFDVNKTIHINKFDADKIEVDYDKTYIMVCQRGLNSYKATEKMKKKYPGLKVLNLTGGISNYK